A single window of Neurospora crassa OR74A linkage group VII, whole genome shotgun sequence DNA harbors:
- the set-5 gene encoding SET-5 — protein sequence MPPKKTNARNRVTKGGRLGHGPKWTPFKAWNASRTAREIIPGAVCKQVDSFYADPRRWNAAGRPQRPRLSTLPKTEPENESECIADRARAALAEPIDAPEVKYCYTCFECGRNPDDPECSVQCYDELHSGGGSQNGMKTFFKKWLEIRHTGTAEKGYGVFVKTNGRYEIPKGAYLGHYVGEIIPGPTKGYNANNKYLYEPQVGLEWDTDRPIIDAGKMGNWTRFMNSSCDPNVSESIMQIGKVRVIAFFANKTLKSGDELCIYYGDDYFRGHELLCLCDNFEGSHDPTAVGAGLQARERHQQQALALQS from the coding sequence aTGCCACCAAAGAAGACCAACGCAAGGAACAGGGTCACCAAGGGCGGCCGTCTCGGCCACGGCCCCAAATGGACCCCCTTCAAAGCCTGGAACGCCTCCCGCACCGCCCGCGAGATTATCCCCGGCGCAGTCTGCAAGCAAGTCGACTCTTTCTACGCCGACCCTCGTCGGTGGAACGCCGCCGGCCGTCCGCAGCGCCCGCGCCTCTCCACGCTCCCCAAAACCGAACCCGAGAACGAGTCCGAGTGCATCGCGGACCGCGCGCGCGCGGCGCTTGCCGAGCCCATCGACGCTCCGGAGGTGAAGTACTGCTATACCTGCTTCGAGTGCGGGCGGAACCCGGATGACCCGGAGTGCAGTGTGCAGTGTTATGACGAGCTTCACAGCGGTGGCGGTAGCCAAAACGGCATGAAGACCTTTTTCAAGAAGTGGCTCGAGATCCGACACACGGGCACCGCCGAAAAGGGGTACGGCGTGTTCGTCAAGACGAACGGTCGCTACGAGATCCCCAAGGGGGCGTACTTGGGTCATTACGTCGGCGAGATCATTCCTGGGCCGACGAAGGGGTATaacgccaacaacaagtACCTTTATGAGCCGCAGGTTGGGCTGGAGTGGGACACTGACCGGCCCATCATTGATGCGGGCAAGATGGGGAATTGGACAAGGTTCATGAATTCGAGCTGCGATCCCAATGTGAGCGAGTCGATTATGCAGATTGGCAAGGTTAGGGTGATTGCGTTCTTTGCGAACAAGACGTTGAAGTCCGGGGACGAGCTCTGTATTTATTATGGGGATGATTATTTCAGGGGTCATGAGCTGTTGTGTCTTTGTGACAACTTTGAGGGATCGCATGATCCGACGGCCGTTGGAGCGGGACTCCAGGCTAGGGAGCGGCATCAGCAGCAGGCTCTGGCTCTGCAATCTTGA
- a CDS encoding ammecr1 family protein, with translation MATVEHCLCCFEALVAYHERRKPMSLSEIEKSWVEYINTVDENNGDSDDDDQEADISSKPPQIPALRRLAAATLPSSTTSSSTSLATSSSSTSASTSSSNTTLQSGISTPATSIASSASPAPPTPVYESPLFVTWNVVRDSDDDDVSLRGCIGTFEAQPLSSGLPSYALTSALQDTRFHPISRAELPSLQVAVTLLTDFEPAADAMDWELGKHGLRISFVYRGRRYGATYLPDVAPEQGWTKEETVVSLMRKAGWEGSKSRWREVELRVVRYQGKKEKLGYEEYKAWRDWVDGKKAE, from the coding sequence ATGGCCACCGTCGAGCACTGTCTCTGCTGCTTCGAAGCACTTGTCGCCTATCATGAGCGTCGCAAGCCCATGAGCCTGTCTGAAATCGAAAAGTCATGGGTCGAATACATCAACACCGTTGACGAGAATAACGGCGAcagcgacgatgacgaccaAGAGGCCGATATCTCCAGCAAACCTCCTCAGATCCCCGCGCTCCGTAGACTAGCCGCGGCAACTTTGCCATCGTCGACCACCTCATCATCGACCTCCCTCGccacaagcagcagcagcaccagcgccagcacgagcagcagcaacacgaCTCTCCAGTCCGGCATCTCCACGCCCGCAACCTCTatcgcctcctccgcctctccGGCCCCGCCTACACCCGTTTACGAATCTCCCCTTTTCGTAACCTGGAATGTCGTCCGAGACtcggatgatgacgacgttTCCCTCCGTGGCTGCATCGGCACTTTCGAAGCTCAGCCTCTTTCCTCCGGCTTACCCTCGTATGCCCTGACCTCTGCTCTCCAAGACACGCGCTTTCACCCCATCAGCCGGGCCGAGTTGCCTTCGCTGCAAGTGGCTGTGACGCTGTTGACTGACTTTGAGCCCGCGGCCGACGCCATGGACTGGGAGCTGGGCAAGCACGGGTTGCGCATCAGCTTTGTGTACCGCGGACGCAGGTACGGGGCGACGTACTTGCCGGATGTGGCGCCGGAGCAAGGGTGGACCAAGGAGGAAACGGTGGTGAGCCTGATGCGCAAGGCCGGATGGGAAGGGAGCAAGTCGAGGTGGAGGGAGGTGGAGCTGAGGGTGGTTAGATAtcaggggaagaaggagaaattGGGGTATGAGGAGTACAAGGCCTGGAGGGATTGGGTGGATGGAAAGAAGGCGGAGTGA
- a CDS encoding glutamate decarboxylase, with protein MNGFHSTDKPLNRASEVDHLIDAVKSLIIPYIRDADNAASFRATGQLPPDNRNVLVKSLRPDQLVKELALSLPSGEGQGSQGLLETIQSILSYSVNTWDQGFMDKLYASTNAVGVVTELLLSVLNTNLHVYQVSPALSVIEKYTAKQFAALFGFTGPRAGGVTCQGGSASNLTSIVIARNTLFPLSKLHGNGHEQCGAPGPLILLTSAHGHYSIEKAAMTCGFGSSAVWTVPVDEQGRMQPAALREMVLKAKSEGKHPFYVNATAGTTVLGSYDPFDEIADVCDEFGMWLHIDGSWGGPAVFSKKHKHKMQGSHRARSLTVNPHKMLNAPVTCSFLLTNDVKVFHRANTLPAGYLFHGPAAAEEEEDADGEENAPQSQTTPSEEGVTTTNGCGNGNTQDEVWDLADLTLQCGRRGDALKLALSWIYYGAAGFERQIDGAFDMAAYLANLIAERNDFVLVSSNPPPCLQVCFYYAPGGKLADEPQENTRRTRIMVEKLIARGFMVDYAPGDKGSLFRVVVNCQTLRGTVEGLVKGLEAIGKEIVPQ; from the exons ATGAACGGGTTTCACAGCACGGACAAGCCTCTGAACAGGGCAAGCGAGGTTGATCAT CTCATCGATGCGGTCAAGTCCCTAATCATCCCCTACATCCGGGACGCAGACAACGCCGCCTCTTTCCGAGCCACCGGCCAACTACCCCCAGATAACCGCAATGTCCTTGTCAAATCCCTCCGACCGGACCAACTCGTCAAGGAACTGGcgctctccctcccttcagGCGAGGGCCAGGGCTCGCAGGGTCTTTTAGAAACCATCCAGTCCATCCTCTCTTACTCCGTCAACACGTGGGACCAAGGCTTCATGGACAAGCTGTACGCCTCCACCAACGCCGTCGGTGTCGTCACTGAGCTGCTCCTCTCCGTTCTCAACACCAACCTGCACGTCTACCAGGTATCTCCCGCCCTCAGCGTGATCGAGAAGTACACAGCCAAGCAGTTCGCCGCGCTGTTCGGCTTCACCGGCCCCCGCGCCGGAGGCGTCACCTGCCAGGGCGGCAGCGCTTCTAATCTGACCTCCATCGTCATTGCCCGCAACACGCTTTTCCCACTCTCCAAGCTCCACGGTAACGGGCACGAGCAGTGCGGCGCCCCGGGCCCGCTGATTCTTCTCACCAGTGCTCACGGGCACTACTCGATTGAGAAAGCCGCCATGACGTGCGGTTTCGGGTCCTCGGCGGTCTGGACCGTCCCCGTCGATGAGCAAGGGCGCATGCAACCCGCCGCTTTGCGCGAGATGGTCCTCAAAGCCAAGAGCGAGGGAAAACACCCCTTTTACGTCAACGCGACGGCTGGCACGACGGTCTTGGGCTCGTACGACCCGTTTGACGAGATCGCGGACGTGTGCGACGAGTTTGGCATGTGGTTGCACATTGATGGGAGCTGGGGTGGCCCAGCCGTCTTTAGCAAGAAACACAAGCACAAGATGCAAGGGTCGCATAGGGCGAGGTCACTGACGGTGAATCCGCACAAGATGCTCAATGCCCCCGTGACGTGTTCGTTCCTTTTGACCAATGATGTCAAGGTTTTCCATAGGGCGAATACGTTGCCGGCTGGCTATCTGTTCCATgggccggcggcggcggaggaggaggaggatgccgACGGGGAAGAGAATGCGCCGCAAAGCCAGACCACCCCTTCGGAGGAAGGAGTGACTACCACAAACGGATGTGGAAACGGGAACACCCAAGACGAGGTCTGGGATCTAGCCGACCTGACGCTCCAGTGCGGTCGCAGAGGCGACGCGCTCAAGCTGGCTTTGTCGTGGATCTACTACGGCGCAGCCGGGTTCGAGCGCCAGATTGACGGCGCCTTCGACATGGCCGCCTACTTGGCCAATCTGATTGCCGAGCGCAACGACTTTGTGCTGGTGTCGTCGAACCCGCCGCCTTGTTTGCAGGTGTGCTTTTACTATGCCCCCGGCGGCAAGTTGGCGGACGAGCCTCAAGAGAACACCAGAAGGACGAGAATCATGGTGGAGAAGTTGATTGCGAGAGGGTTCATGGTGGATTATGCCCCGGGCGATAAGGGAAGCCTCTTTAGGGTGGTGGTCAATTGCCAGACGTTGAGGGGAACGGTGGAGGGGCTCGTTAAGGGTTTGGAAGCTATTGGAAAGGAGATTGTGCCGCAATGA
- a CDS encoding GTPase Ras2p — MPSQNPRSHGHSASTGSAKTGGASISSPTQGGTRQSQQPPVPISITICGDGGCGKSSITLRLVRSQWTEDYDPTIEDSYSITRRIDGVTYHLSLTDTAGQEEYRGMWASSNLGADAFLMVYDITSRDSLDALQYFNDLIDMEAETRADNAARARRAGLSPAQISGSMSNRYATGSNMGGGAGSGAKAVPPVKIVAGNKCDLSENRVIPAATGLEWARARGCGFMETSARLEVNIEETFALIVRRVVEQRRLAELGITGVDQEAAEELLGSSRGRTKPLSPLPSKDGKERGMDEKDGNGGWRRKRGRATKLLKSLRCW; from the coding sequence ATGCCATCCCAAAATCCCCGTAGTCACGGGCACTCGGCCTCAACCGGCTCCGCCAAAACCGGCGGCGCCTCCATTTCCTCCCCCACACAAGGAGGCACCCGACAATCCCAACAGCCCCCCGtccccatctccatcaccatctgcggcgacggcggctgCGGTAAATCCTCCATCACGCTCCGTCTCGTGCGTTCGCAATGGACAGAAGACTACGACCCAACCATCGAAGACAGCTACAGCATCACGCGCCGCATCGACGGCGTCACCTACCACTTGTCTCTGACCGACACGGCCGGCCAGGAAGAGTACCGCGGCATGTGGGCCTCATCCAACCTGGGAGCCGACGCCTTCTTGATGGTGTACGACATCACGAGCCGCGACAGCCTCGACGCGCTGCAGTATTTCAACGATCTGATCGACATGGAGGCCGAGACGCGGGCGGATAACGCAGCGCGGGCTCGCCGGGCCGGGTTATCGCCGGCGCAGATTTCAGGGAGCATGTCGAATCGGTATGCGACTGGGTCCAACATGGGTGGTGGAGCAGGGTCGGGGGCCAAGGCTGTCCCTCCGGTGAAGATTGTGGCGGGCAATAAGTGCGATTTGTCGGAGAATCGGGTAATCCCCGCGGCTACGGGCTTGGAGtgggcgagggcgaggggGTGCGGCTTCATGGAGACGAGCGCAAGGCTGGAGGTCAACATTGAGGAGACGTTTGCGCTGATtgtgaggagggtggtggagcAGAGGAGGTTGGCCGAGTTGGGCATCACGGGCGTGGATCAggaggcggccgaggagTTGTTGGGGAGCAGTCGGGGAAGGACGAAGCCGTTGAGTCCGTTGCCGAGCAAGGATGGGAAGGAGAGGGGTATGGATGAGAAGGATGGGAATGGTggatggaggagaaagaggggcaGGGCAACCAAGTTGTTGAAGTCGTTGAGGTGCTGGTAA
- a CDS encoding thiazole biosynthetic enzyme, variant 3, with the protein MSPSVLEPQSVPTLVNVGLKAVGRNDAPVERDARGLSKPLLELMPTLGTDAFTFSPIRESTVSRAMTRRYFADLDAHAETDIVIVGAGSCGLSAAYVLSTLRPDLRITIVEAGVAPGGGAWLGGQLFSAMVMRKPADVFLDEVGVPYEDEGDYVVVKHAALFTSTVLSKVLQRPNVKLFNATTVEDLITRKHHAESSSSSDDGEAEDEAKVRIAGVVTNWTLVSMHHDDQSCMDPNTINAPVIISTTGHDGPFGAFSVKRLVSMKQMERLNGMRGLDMQSAEDAIVNNTREIVPGLIVGGMELSEIDGANRMGPTFGAMALSGVKAAHEAIRVFDLRKAQNDKC; encoded by the exons atgtcTCCCTCTGTTCTCGAGCCGCAGAGCGTCCCCACTCTTGTCAACGTCGGTCTCAAGGCCGTAGGCAGGAACGATGCTCCCGTCGAGCGTGATGCCAGGGGCTTGTCCAAGCCTCTTCTGGAGCTCATGCCCACCCTCGGCACTGACGCCTTCACCTTTTCCCCCATTCGCGAATCTACCGTTTCGCGCGCCATGACCCGCCGCTACTTCGCTGACCTGGACGCCCACGCCGAGACCGACATTGTCATTGTCGGTGCCGGCTCTTGCGGTCTCTCGGCCGCCTACGTCTTGTCCACCCTGCGGCCCGACCTGCGCATCACTATCGTCGAAGCAGGCGTCGCCCCGGGAGGTGGCGCTTGGTTGGGCGGACAGCTCTTCAGTGCCATGGTGATGCGCAAGCCTGCCGACGTCTTCCTGGACGAGGTTGGCGTGCCGTATGAAGATGAGGGTGACTACGTGGTGGTCAAGCATGCCGCTCTGTTCACTTCGACTGTGCTGAGCAAGGTCTTGCAGAGGCCCAACGTCAAGCTGTTCAATGCCACGACCGTCGAGGACTTGATCACCAGGAAGCACCACGCCGagtcttcgtcgtcatcggaTGATGGCGAGGCCGAGGACGAGGCCAAGGTGAGGATTGCCGGTGTGGTGACCAACTGGACCCTCGTGTCAATGCATCACGATGATCAGAGCTGCATGGACCCCAACACCATCAACGCCCCAGTTATCATCAGCACCACGGGCCACGATGGTCCTTTTGGTGCCTTCTCCGTCAAGCGTTTGGTCAGCATGAAGCAGATGGAGCGCCTGAACGGCATGCGCGGGCTCGATATGCAATCCGCCGAGGATGCTATTGTCAACAACACTCGCGAGATCGTCCCGGGTCTGATCGTTGGCGGTATGGAGTTGTCGGAGATTGACGGTGCCAACCGCATGG GACCTACCTTCGGAGCCATGGCTCTCAGCGGTGTCAAGGCTGCCCACGAGGCCATTCGCGTCTTCGACCTCCGCAAGGCTCAGAACGACAAGTGCTAA